Proteins found in one Pontibacter sp. SGAir0037 genomic segment:
- the pepE gene encoding dipeptidase PepE — translation MSRNLLLISTSTTHGTGYLEHCEDEIRLLLEEKRSILFIPYARPGGISHANYTLKAKEAFARMDISLTGIHEAKDPVKAVNEAEAVFIGGGNTFLLLKQLYQQQLVKPLLERVQKGMPYVGTSAGTNVAGKSIGTTNDMPIVFPKTFKALQLVPFNINPHYQDPIEHSTHMGETREMRIFEFHVHNSQPVVGLREGSMLHVKGDRVTLKGDLPARIFLQGQKPMEFKPSDDINFIMEAV, via the coding sequence ATGAGCAGAAATTTACTTTTAATAAGCACCTCTACAACACACGGAACGGGCTACCTCGAGCATTGCGAAGATGAAATCCGGCTATTGCTGGAAGAAAAGAGGAGCATATTGTTTATACCTTATGCAAGGCCGGGAGGTATTTCGCATGCCAATTATACTTTAAAGGCAAAAGAAGCCTTTGCCCGGATGGACATCAGCTTAACCGGCATACATGAAGCTAAAGACCCGGTTAAGGCGGTAAATGAAGCAGAAGCGGTTTTTATAGGTGGCGGAAACACTTTTTTGTTGCTGAAACAATTATACCAGCAGCAGCTTGTAAAGCCCTTGCTGGAGAGGGTGCAGAAGGGGATGCCTTACGTAGGAACAAGCGCAGGAACCAACGTAGCAGGCAAATCCATTGGTACAACAAATGATATGCCTATTGTTTTCCCAAAAACTTTCAAAGCTCTGCAACTGGTGCCTTTTAATATTAACCCTCACTACCAGGACCCCATCGAACATTCCACACATATGGGAGAGACACGCGAAATGCGTATTTTTGAGTTTCATGTGCACAATTCCCAGCCTGTTGTCGGCTTGCGTGAAGGAAGCATGCTGCACGTTAAAGGAGATCGTGTTACGCTTAAAGGAGACCTGCCTGCGCGTATTTTCCTGCAGGGCCAGAAGCCAATGGAGTTTAAACCATCTGATGATATCAATTTTATCATGGAGGCTGTTTAA
- a CDS encoding MBL fold metallo-hydrolase: MEETINNNTKAKHTFAVAPGVWGVKTVLVNLYLVGDPAGSWVLIDAGVYGAYSKIKKAVAEVFGKNSRPKAILLTHGHFDHIGAVKELAEEWEVPVYAHPLEMPYLTGQSSYPPPDPSVGGGGMAYMSFLYPKKPINIINHVELLPEDGSVPVLPDWQWIHTPGHTAGHVSFYRESDKVLIAGDAFVTRHGESAIAVMMQKREVHGPPMYYTSDWVSAHHSVRNLASLQIDVAATGHGLPMRGAELRTQLDQLVQDFWAVAVPSKGRYTNEPAITDEQGVISVPPPVSSPVTTVLLAAGAIAIAGTAYAVLSRNKRAKRQHMNNKRTTFSHNRVAEGIPPTIDPDFDDPTVHTNNYP, from the coding sequence ATGGAGGAAACAATTAACAACAATACAAAAGCGAAACATACATTTGCTGTAGCACCGGGTGTTTGGGGCGTAAAAACTGTTTTGGTTAATCTTTACCTGGTTGGCGACCCCGCCGGCTCATGGGTACTGATTGACGCAGGCGTTTACGGTGCCTATAGTAAAATAAAGAAAGCTGTTGCAGAAGTTTTTGGTAAAAACAGCCGCCCAAAAGCTATTTTATTAACACACGGCCATTTCGATCATATCGGGGCGGTAAAAGAACTGGCAGAAGAATGGGAAGTTCCTGTTTATGCCCACCCTCTGGAGATGCCTTATTTAACAGGTCAATCCAGTTATCCACCACCAGACCCAAGTGTAGGAGGTGGCGGGATGGCCTATATGTCTTTCCTCTATCCTAAGAAGCCAATCAATATTATTAACCATGTAGAATTGCTTCCGGAAGATGGTTCTGTACCAGTACTTCCGGATTGGCAGTGGATACACACCCCAGGCCATACCGCCGGTCACGTTTCGTTTTACAGGGAAAGCGATAAAGTGTTGATTGCAGGTGATGCATTTGTAACCCGACATGGAGAATCGGCTATAGCTGTTATGATGCAGAAACGGGAAGTGCATGGCCCGCCTATGTACTATACATCTGATTGGGTATCGGCGCACCATTCTGTGCGGAACCTGGCCAGCCTGCAAATTGATGTAGCTGCCACTGGGCATGGTTTGCCAATGAGAGGAGCAGAACTAAGAACGCAGCTAGACCAGCTGGTGCAGGATTTCTGGGCAGTGGCAGTACCATCTAAAGGACGTTATACCAACGAGCCAGCCATTACCGATGAACAGGGAGTTATCTCTGTTCCACCCCCCGTAAGCTCCCCTGTCACCACTGTTCTGCTTGCTGCCGGCGCTATTGCTATAGCCGGAACCGCGTATGCAGTGCTTTCCAGGAACAAAAGAGCCAAACGGCAGCACATGAACAACAAGAGAACCACCTTCTCACATAACCGGGTGGCAGAGGGAATACCTCCCACAATAGATCCCGATTTCGACGATCCGACCGTACACACCAATAATTACCCATAA